The stretch of DNA GTTAAGATGCTAATCAGAATCAATACAAATTCCATGCCTAAGTTTGAGAACTCATCCTAGTACGTTCGGGATCCAATGGAAACATGCactataaaactaaaaatgcaAAGGTAAAAACTTTTTGGTCATTGACAAAATACAAGTTATATAACAAGAAATATTCATTATAGTCAGGTAGTTTGAATTATAAATTCCTAAACACATAcaagtaatatttttcataaaaaatcatttaacaaTTAATTGAAGTAGTTTAATGAATGATTAAACTAACCATTCTAAAATAGGTTTATGGAAAAGGAAATTCAACATCAATCCGATTAATATGCAATAATAACCAAAAGTTGGTACTTGGATTTACCTAtagcatccaaacaaaacaaatagactTGATTAGATAATAAGGAACTTCTGATTTCTTAAGTGTGacaccccgactcccacgtataaaaaatacgggaatcgtgacgtcaggatgatgacagcacgatcacgcatcccaacaaaatgtgctcaagtgtgtgcaacatgcaaaagtgcacaataaaagttgcagcggatattataaataagtcaactaagtaccataattttaaatacaaatattcaaaataaattatctttaaaaagttatacagtcatcccaaaatatattacaagacaaatacataaataattgataaagcgaatctcgataaacaggagtaatcccagatcactccgccaacagAGCCAAgtttaaggctcgtcatccacatctgcatcaaaatctgcgataccataaaatggtaccacaggtaagtataaaccaaacaactctcgggataaaaacatattaatacaaccaacatacattcatatgacaaaatacacttagccataaaataccattttttccaaaaaaatgattattttcaacacacgccaaaatcctattttggcccaaaaatatagtctgtcatttttcagaaaatgattcacacaaaacaaaccatttatcggacactgtaggcgggaatcgcaggcgagactctaccaccgtccctgcttaccaccatccctatcgcgtgtaccgtaggcgggaatcacaggcgggatacaaccaccatccctgcttaccaccatccctacctcatgcaccgtaggcaggaatcacaggcgggactctaccatcaTCCCTATAGTTCTTTTTCACACAAcaaatacttatcagagcactgtaggcgggaatcacaggcaggattataccaccatccctgcttacctccatccctaccgcgtgcaccgtaggcgggaatcgcaggcgagactctaccaccatccctgcttaccaccatccctatcgcgtacACCGTaagcgggaatcgcaggcgagactttaccaccatccctgcttaccaccatccctatcgcgtacaccgtaggtgggaatcacaggcgggataCAACCAttatccctgcttaccaccatccctaccgcatgcaccgtaggcaggaatcacaggcgggactctaccaccatccctatagtttctttccacacaataaatacttatcagagcactgtaggcggtaattacaggcgggactataccaccatccctgcttaccaccatccctaccgcgtgcaccataggcgagaatcacaagcgggactctaccaccatccctacttaccaccattcctaccgcgtgcaccgtaggcgggaatcgcaggcgggactctaccaccatccctgcttactaccattcctacagtctcttttcctttttctcaaaccagtcaatccagtcgtttcaaacacactcagaatcatttcacatgaaaatctaattttcaaataaacgcctgaaaacccagttttcaataaacacatgaatatgaatgtatgtatacgaaaacctagtttcatttacaaacatgatcatgcatgcaatatgccatgtacatgaacaacacataccaacaaccaacaatgcaaaccaaacacacaacaactccgtccacaatccatccgacctccgaactcctcggactcagtccggcatgtccaaccagatcacaataataagagttagtgcaaaaatatatttagatcaCGATAgttttttggagaaatacttacagtgctatataataattttcgaatgatcacgaagctgcaagaagtggcaacacagttgcagaacagtgcaaaatgcactgtggccgtgggtctcaaatatccatttttgaacggagacaaaccaagacccaaaattgatagggtagggtcagggatgtcggtgaagctagtggtggtggtagtttgccgtgggtggcggcgcaaatggtggttttaggctaaaaatgtcaaaatcagagatggagataaataggcttcactggtgacggatcggagctgggattgggtccattgggttgctatgaggtcgaggataaagtgatgaagaaatggtggctggaggtggtgcgacggcggcgcgctgGCTCAAGGAACGCCGTGGCTTCAAGccatgcgtggaggagaacgccggcgagataggggccgagcttggtgggggatgatgacCGGCAGGAGGGGAAGCTGTGGTGGTGGGCAGTGAGGGCCACAGCAGCACGACGGCGGTAGGCTGGGAGAGCCGACGTGGACGCACGGGGAAGAGGAGAGAGGCTGTCGTGCGCGCTGGGGGAAAagcagaggaaagaaaaaaggaaaggggagaaagaaaagaaagggaaaagaaaaagagaaaaagaaaagtaaggggaaagaaatgaggtccaatcctcatatcttgggtcacaaaaatgatctaacgaaaataatttcaaaacagtaagttaaataaaataatttaaacgtaatgataaaatgaagataaaataattaaatccaacaatcaattaatttaaaataaagaacaatttaaatgcataataataataaatattaagaaaatataacaaattaattttcacaatttaaagatcataaaataaaccatttaaaaatatccgataattttaaaacaaaagaataaatttttgaattaataataataaatcattcaataaaaatacactaaaatacgtaGTGTTACATTAAGAGATAACAAGATAAGTTCTTCACGATAGTATGATAAAGAAAGCAAATTAATTGTggaaatatttatcaaaatatcaacgTTTCTGTTGGAGTTTATGAAGAAAGTGGAAACAACAAACTAGATGATTTGCTACATCCCTATGatcaacaaaattaatttcgatcatttttccttttcttttatggaGGTTCGGTAAAAGTCTATTAAGCCTCCatttggatgatgagatgagatgattttagataaaagttaaaagttgaataaaatattattagaatattattttttaatattattattttagaatttcaaaaagttaaattgagatttgaaaaaattgtaatgatgagatgagttaagataatttctcaatccaaatgggACCATTGTTTTTGCATGATAAGTATATGACCAATATCTTCTTGTACCACACTTATAACATTTGTCTTTCTAGTttttcacatgtttatttttcaaacctttgttttaattttatttcgcTTCTGTGTGGTTTCACTTCCAGTGGTATTTGGcagtttgatttaaaaaattatgctaATTTGATGTCTATACCACTTTCCACCACACCTCTGCCCATGACCCCAATTTCCTTAATTTATGACTATGAAATGGCATATCATTTACATTTGAAAATGTAAATGAACTGATTGATCTCATTGTTTTGTTCAATCACCAACAAAGAAGATGTAGTTCGCTATATTTTGTGAGCTTTTGCTCCCAATATTGTTGTTAGTACGTTTAAGTATGAAATATGGTATATTGTTTTCCTAACATACTCTCATTTGTGACATTTTTTCTACATAATTTCAATTAGATATATGAATAAAAGGattacataaatataattagATATTGATATAATCATGAGTTTGTTTTCAaaccaatttataatttttattattatttataaataataaattatattggaAGATAGTAATACTAAAAAATGAGTGTGATACTATAATGTATAGAATATATCATTCAactattcatattatttaaatattaatatttgattttataaaatttaaattattttttttttcaaattaaattactacatataataagaaattctacgcagacttaaaaataaaatttctcattaaCGAATTGAACTAAATATAAGAATACAATTATGAAttattccaaaaaaagaaatacagtTATTATATTtcgtgtgagaatttaaaaaaagttattttgagatttgaaagagttaaattgtttattatattttgcgtgaaaatttgagaaagttacaatgatgagatgagatgagtcgaTATGAGTTGAGgtaaattttaaatgtaaacgaagctttaaaaataaaattttttattaacgaATTGAACTAAATATAAGAATACAATTATGAATTATCCCAAAAAAGAAATAcagttataaataaatctcagATAGCGGAAGATTAatccaaaaaagaaatagaCGCAATTGCTTAGGCCCTACGTTAGATTTTCCTCACAACCTCGTTTCGCCACACTACAACCTTAAACACTCCTTCCCCCGCTGTCTGTCTTCTGTAATCCCCTCTTCTTCTCGTGTTCCCGGAGCTCCGGCTCCACTAAAGGAGCCCCGGCTCAATAATTGAAAAAGAAcattaaaggaaaaaagagcGTAAACCAACGATTTCCCATTTATTATCTCTCTCTTCCTATTTGTAGCCAGATCTTGAGCCAGAAAGGAGATGTCGACAAAACCCTGGGGTAACATCGGAGCCTGGGCCGCCGATGTCGAAGCCGAAGAGCTCGAGGTTGCGGCGGCTGCTGCGGCTGCGGCCGAGTCCTTGTCCCAGAAATTCCCTAGCCTCAAAGAAGCCGCGACAGCCAAgcccaagaagaagaagatgacctTATCCGAGTTCAACATGGCCTCCTACTCCGCGCTGTCCGGTGGCCGCGGCTCAACCCAAAACAACCAAGGGTTGACCCCCGAAGAGATGGTCCGGCTCCCGACCGGTCCCAAAGTGCGCTCTGCCGAGGAAATGCAGTACGGTGGGCTCGGAGGCGGGTTCTCTTCGTACGGGCGGTCCGGTTCTTTATCAGGCCGGGGCAGGGACCGGGACGAAGGAGATGGTTCCTGGGGCGGTGGCTCCCGTAGGCCCTATGGTGGATTTGATCAGGAACGTAGGGGTCCCCCTCCGTCTAGGGTTTCGGATTTGGATCAGCCTTCGAGGGCGGACGAGGTCGACAACTGGGCCTTGACGAAGAAACCTCTGCCGCCTTCACTCGAATCGGGTCGGAATAATCGGTACGGGTCTCTTGGTGGCGGGTCGAGGGCTGATGACATTGATAATTGGGCGGTTGGGAAAAAGCCTCTTTCTGCTAAATCTTCCACATTCGGGTCAGGATTTCGAGATTCGGGTCAGGAGCCCGAACGCTGGACTAGAGGAGGCGGAGGGTTTCGTGAGAGCGACCGGGAACGGCCTAGATTGGTATTTGATCCCCTAGAGGGCATTTGGGCGTTAATGAAACGCCGGTGGTCGTGGTGAATTCGAATAAGCCGAACCCGTTTGGTGCAGCACGCCCTAGGGAGCAGGTTTTAGCGGAGAAGGGTTTGGATTGGAAGAAGATGGAATCGGATATTGAGGCTAAGAAAGCAAGTACACCGACAAGTGCACACTCGAGCAGGCCTTCCAGCGCACAGTCAAGCCACTCTGAGGGTCAAGGGCTGCAGCAGGTTTTTGAGAATGTGGTCAAGCCGAGGCCTAAGGTGAATCCTTTTGGTGATGCCAAGCCTAGGGAGGTTTTGCTTGAGGAGCGAGGTAAAGATTGGAGGAAGATTGATCTTGAATTGGAGCATCGCAGCGTCGACAGGTCCGTACTATTGCATTCTTTCTGACATTGCATTGCCAAATTTTCAAGTGGCTTTGCTAGTGATTTTAATACGTTATCCCAAGCTGGTTGTATGTCATCGAGTGGAGCTCGTTAAGATTTGTTTGCTGTAGATTAGCCGAAATAATGTCATTGATTAATTTGGAAGATGAGAATGTGATGAATTTACATGGGGAGGACCCTATAGTTATCTTTACAGTTTCGtcaaccttaaaaaaaaagggctaTCTTGTATTTGCTTCCTTAACTtgacctttatttatttataggtacgatgaattttattaataatcaagaACAAGGAGCATAGGCATCAATTTTGACCTTTTGATACGGCTAAAATAATTTCACTGAAAAGCTTGTGCCATTATTTTGATGATTTAGTATTTAGTATATAGTTTTAAGAGGTCTTGATACAGTGAGTTTAGACatggttttaattaatttcgCCATGAATTTGATGTGTGCTTTATCATAATGCTCTCAAGAAGGTTATTatggaagttttttataagcactCTACTTTGCTGGTTctctgctattgtactcaagGGTGGGGCTGTAAATGAGTTCTTGTCGTCGTTTCTCTAAGTtttagaatgtaactaggtgtttcttgtgtatacttcctgtgtactcgggcttcggcttcgcctatttcattatgcttaataaagttctaacttatcaaaaaaaaaaaaaaaagaaggttcCTTCACATACTGTTGGGTAGCACTCGTGTTTTTACATATGCATGCTCTTCAATTCCTAATCTATCAGAAAGATcactttctttttaaatgtactgaactATGTTCCAAGCAATTGCTAAGGCATTGTGGCAAAATGTTTACAGCTTGGATATAATTATGCCTGGATGGGCTAACTCCATTGCTGCAGTGTAAGCCATGCTGAATTGATGAACGACTCACCATAATATACAAGGGtttctctcttttacagtggttttctgctattgtattgaagggtgggaatgtccatgagtttctatcttcatttcagctcactagaatgtaattaggtgtttcactttgtatacttcctttgTACTGGGgctttgcctagtttcattccaTTCAATAAAGCtacttatttacttataaaaaaaaaaaaaatgaagctcTTTTATCTTTTCAGCTTTTATCTGCTTGCCAAGTTTAATTGCTTGGTGAAATGGCTAAATAGGATGTGGAACAATAAGAGGGCTTGGgaagctttcctttctttttgagAGTAGTTTTCTTTGACATGTATGCATTTAGATTTAATGTTtgattttaaaactatataaagcatttttttttttcataataccCTTCTCATGTGGACTTTTCTACgtaaattaatgtatttttttttccttctatatatGTGTCTTTCTTACGTATTTCCTGTGTACTTTGGTTGTGCCTTTTGAttattgataataataaaataataggagTAGCCCAAGTACATGTAACCAGGGACAGAACCATAACTAAATGGGGTTGAGTATGTTTAATCCATTACCCCGTGCGGAgtccaaaattaaaagagtatGGGATATTGAcctactctttttttattattgagataaaattattatctaGTTTTCTTTACAACTTTCCATAACATAAATAGTTGTATTCATATTTAATCACAGAGAGCATAAAATATGTATATGCTTTATAACCCACTCAAATCCGAAAATTTGAGAAACACAAATATGAAATCAACCCACATCAAGATGTTTAAATCCAATTGTATTAAGTAATGATTACAACAAAACAACTCAATAGGATTGAAATTCATTTGGGAAATTTaagaaacataaataaaacaacatcCCATACCATacattaaattgatttttttctataCACAGTTATAATAGACTGTAGGTTAAACATGTTGAATTTTTTACAACTTCCCAACTATATGGAGAtggcttttaattttgatgagaccaaatttaattttttttttcaattatatatacattaaatactataaaagtaatttttcagttatatatatatatttatacacatttaagtaattaaaaaaaccaGGGGGGCCATGGCCCCTGCGGTCCCCCTGGTTCCATCTTTGCATGTAACACCCAGACCCAGACTTTATAAGGTTGGATAAAGATCTTATAAGTTTGGGCCACGGCCCtaattttgtttgttaaggCTAGAATGAAGATTATTTTATTGGGCACATTAGCGTGTGCCTATTATTTGAGGATCTAGTTTGAGGAAATAGGATTGGATATGAAACTATAGACCTAGATTCAAAATAGAGTAGATTTGGTCCATTAGGCCTGTATATGAATGGATAAGCATAAATATTTCCTAGCCAAAGCCCATGATTTATAGCTGTTAAATTCCTGAGAATTGGAAACTAGCCAGTAGCCCTTATAAGTTAGAACTAGATTAGGTGCCAAGAAACCCTCTAGATGGAGGCTATCCACACTTGGGTTGTTTTAGAAGAATTTGTGCATCAATAGGAGTCTGTTACAGCCTGCTAGGACTCTTTTGAGATAGGATTTGAACTGTTCCAGATCTGGAGAAGTAGAAATCAGCCCCATTTATGACTCCACAAAAACGTTTGGGGAGTGCAATCAGTTAGacatcatgaaaaatatttgagtttACCTTCTTTTGTGGGCAGATAAAAAAAAGCACATGTTCAGAGGCATTAAGGAAAGAATATGGGCTAAGTTAGAAGGCTGGAAGGAGAAACTCTTGTTACAGGCAGGCCGGGAAGTACTTATTAAGGCAGTGGCACAGACCATTCCTAATTATACAATGAGTTGCTTCAAACTGCCTAAAGGTTTCTGTAGGGAATTTGAGAGCATGTTTGCAAGATTCTGGTGGGGACTGAGGGGAGATGAAAGAAGATTCCATTGAGTTAGTTGGAACAGATTGTGCATCTCAAAGTTCCCAGGACGAATGGGATTTAAGGATTTTGAGGCATTCAAGTTGGCAGAGAAACAGGGTTGGAGACTCATCCACAACAACACTAATTCCTTGTTCTATAAAGTGTTTTAAGGCCAAACACTCTATACCCAACAAGCTCATGCACAGACATTACTGATAACAACATGGTCGAACCCATGCATTGTGCTTAGCAGGCAGAGTCTTAACTTTTATCATTGCAGTACACAATGGTCTTTGTAATTGCCCCTCCCAGTGCACGCATGTACACATACACCCACACTCACGCATGGGTGTGTGCACGCGCACACGCACACAAgtaattgataattatatatgcaAATGGTAATGAGGACCATGGTGCAAGGGTAACAGCACCTGAAAAGGTGACAAGTTCAAAAATTATAGATCTCCACTCGGTATCTCAAGGAAGAGCTAGGGTGGTATGTTCagttaagagaaattttgagaatgtttgagaattttttttgatgtattgtttattgggttttgtgataatAGATgggaaaatttgaataatatttttttttctaaatatgttttgtatttgatttgtaGTGTGGATAGATGGAGTTGAAaagttgttttataattttcttagggtagtttttgtaaaagttgttttaatttttgtgttttttacttttcactGAAATTTAGGCAAATGATtggatgaaaaagttgaaatataaacttttttgagattgaaagatgtttggattgaagttgaattttttttttttgataagttttttgaaaaacttttgaaatctttttaaataaaaaattaaccaaaCATGGCCTTAGTTTTCTTGGTTTATATCCAATATGGAATGCATTCTCAGGCAGAAATTTAGAAAGATTGCATAGAATCCTCAGGCGCTCGGCATACATTCTCTAGTGTGGCTCTAACAGTTAATGAAGGTTGTATACTcactgtgtacttgggctatgcccaaTTACTtggtttaataaatttctttaacCTAAAAAAAACAGTTAATGAAGGTATGTGGTTTCAGTAATATGGTGGGTGGGGGTAGCAAAAGGGTTTCATTGCCATTTTGGAAGAGCTGGAAACATCTAGAAGTCCTTCGGAGCTGTGTTGGTAAAAGTGTGCTCAAGTGTAAATTTGTAAGGCTGAAGTGCTTTGCTAACGACAAACAAAGTGtgctttgtttttatttttattttgtgaaaaaattgtatataaatcAATTTCGACATTACTCTCTTTATgaacattaatttataagttgtaGTTGCGGAATATGATGAGGGTTACAAATCTTTTAATAACaatgatttgttttttataagtaaaaacttATTAATACCAATAGGTGTAGCTAAGTACACTGGATGTGtataagagaaaacacctagttgGGGTGCAAAAAAGACATAAGGATGATGCTCCAATGCTTAACGATGAGGATGATTATACACTTTAGGATCGTATTGTGTTGCTTATGTAAGTATAGAAGTCAATGTCTAcaattcttgttcttttttggCCATTACATTCAACCATTACTTTATTTTGATTATGGCTATTATAACTTATGCATATTTTGATTAGTATGTAGAatattatgtttacattttgTACAATTAGTTGATCAACTTGATTGTCATGAATTTATTAAGagactaaatattttattaccttGCTTTTTCAATcgtttatattgtattttatgaaactttttattagaaaatattaaaggaaaggaaaaaaaaaaaaaaagaaaaaaattatttttaaaatgtgcGCTTTACTTCGATTAGGCATGTGCTTGTGCTTGTGCTTTGTGCTTAGGCTTCGAGTGGTATTACAGGttaggtttagatagtgagttgagataagatgagttgagataaaagttaaaagttgaataaaatattgttagaataatattttttaatattattattattttgggatttgaaaaagttgaattgtttattgtattttatgtggaaatttgtgaaagttgtaatgatgagatgagatgagatgggttgagagtgtttctcaatccaaacctaacctaagTGTGCCTGGTGATTATACCAACACTGCTTTGGAGACGAACTCCACAAGGTTTAAGCTTTCTTCCAGACATTTGTGGGCTCTATTCCAAAGAATAGTATCTCCACAGAAGATTAAGCAGGTCAAAGACAACGAAACGGGAATCTTCTTTGAGAGCTGTGTAAAATGATGTTCGAGAATTGCTGCCCAAGGTGGCTGGCAAATGGTCATATGCAAAGGTTCTGAAGGGTCATGGACTGTGATTGTATTTTGAGATTCTGCATAGGGGTGTTGTGGGGAATTCCAAGGAGAAAAAAGCTGCACATTTTCAGGAACTAAGATTCTGAAAAGTCAAGCTGGTCATTCCAAGGTTGTTGGTCAATCCAAGGTAGTATGGAGGAGCGAGGCTCTCTTGAGAActgttttctttgtttggatggCTGCATTTGGTAAGATCCTTATGTAGGATATTCTAAAAAGGCTCTACGCATCATGGTGGTCGCATGATGTTATATGTATACGGGGGCAGGGAATATGTGGATCATCTTTTATTACACTGTGATGTTGCTGGCACATTATGCAAAGCTGtttccaattttttattttttttggctgatttgggtgatgccaagaaggCTGGCAGACCTATCAATGGGTTGGAAGAGATGGCTTGAGAGATACCATAGTGAGATATTAAGGAAGGCAACCCTGGTTTGCTTGATATGGTGTATATTTAGGGAGAGAGATGGTTAGAACTTTGAAGATATCACAAGCAACTCTGAAGGATAGTAG from Juglans microcarpa x Juglans regia isolate MS1-56 chromosome 3S, Jm3101_v1.0, whole genome shotgun sequence encodes:
- the LOC121257725 gene encoding LOW QUALITY PROTEIN: eukaryotic translation initiation factor 4B2-like (The sequence of the model RefSeq protein was modified relative to this genomic sequence to represent the inferred CDS: inserted 1 base in 1 codon); the encoded protein is MSTKPWGNIGAWAADVEAEELEVAAAAAAAAESLSQKFPSLKEAATAKPKKKKMTLSEFNMASYSALSGGRGSTQNNQGLTPEEMVRLPTGPKVRSAEEMQYGGLGGGFSSYGRSGSLSGRGRDRDEGDGSWGGGSRRPYGGFDQERRGPPPSRVSDLDQPSRADEVDNWALTKKPLPPSLESGRNNRYGSLGGGSRADDIDNWAVGKKPLSAKSSTFGSGFRDSGQEPERWTRGGGGFRESDRERPRLVFDPXRGHLGVNETPVVVVNSNKPNPFGAARPREQVLAEKGLDWKKMESDIEAKKASTPTSAHSSRPSSAQSSHSEGQGLQQVFENVVKPRPKVNPFGDAKPREVLLEERGKDWRKIDLELEHRSVDRPETEEEKKLKEELYHLKQEFQRESTSEANRESLQESSGDQSSLCNIIRLKETELEALIHDLDVKVRFGQKAVERPGSRPSSGAGRVAGFPERPPSQSGSIEETRNLEFMDRPRSRGTGDVWTRSADGRRSFGAGRDRGFHGNRDLDRPRPRERW